AAAATGTAGATGCTGTTATTGTAATTGGATGTGTAATTCAAGGGCAGACAAAACACTTTGATTTCGTATGCGAAGGTGTTACACAAGGAATTAAAGATTTAAATGTTCAGACGGATATTCCGGTTATTTTCTGTGTTTTAACAGATAATAATATCCAGCAGTCAATTGATAGAAGTGGTGGTGTTCATGGAAACAAAGGAACAGAAGCTGCAATCGCTGCAATCAAAATGGCTTATATTCGCCAGCAGGCTTCAATTGCACACACTTTTAATCAACCATTATTATCTTCTGGCGCACTACAAATCGAAGATTCTCCAAGAAAAATAGAAAACGAATAAAACACATTTGTTTTAAAAATATTAAAACCTATACTGTGTAAGAATGGTATAGGTTTTTTTGTTTT
This is a stretch of genomic DNA from Flavobacterium endoglycinae. It encodes these proteins:
- the ribH gene encoding 6,7-dimethyl-8-ribityllumazine synthase; protein product: MATENKNLSEYDKTTIPNAKDFRFGIVVSEWNDTITEGLYNGAFEALTDCDVPAQQIIRWNVPGSFELIYGAKKMLQTQNVDAVIVIGCVIQGQTKHFDFVCEGVTQGIKDLNVQTDIPVIFCVLTDNNIQQSIDRSGGVHGNKGTEAAIAAIKMAYIRQQASIAHTFNQPLLSSGALQIEDSPRKIENE